The following coding sequences are from one Anguilla anguilla isolate fAngAng1 chromosome 12, fAngAng1.pri, whole genome shotgun sequence window:
- the LOC118209186 gene encoding uncharacterized protein K02A2.6-like, with translation MEVDSGAACSLISEDTFHFLWPEGTPQLISDDCVLKQWSSAPLSVLGKVLVDVKYQKMECTLPLLVIQGRGTSLLGCDWFGALGIEVTGVYQVRQQSTAAILAKYAEVFAEELGACRGPPVSIEVDPNTAPKFFKARPVPFALRSKVDEALDRLVEQGVFMAVKHSRWTTPIVPVTKKDGSLRLCGDYRCTVNTAVKPDVYPLPTVSELFAALAGGTVFTKLDLKQAYQQLLLDNDAAELLTINTHRGLLHALRLQFGVCTAVSIFQRFMDTLLAGIPGVKPYLDDTLIAGRTQDEHDARLDEVLRHFAESGLRLQKEKCSFAVPEVEYLGFRVTKDGISPTGEKVAAIRNAPTPSNKTELQAFLGLLNFYNCFLPNKATVLEPLHRLLDKSAAWRWTEEHTTAYVQAKLLLQADGILAHYDEKKPLVLVCDASPYGLGALMSHVEPDGREAPVCFASRTLTSTERNYAQMDKEALAVVFAVKKFHQYLSGRPFVVHTDHKPLLGLLHHSKPMPQVLSPRMLRWSLILGAYQYELCYWPGRQVANADALSRLPLPSTTTEIPQPLEVLLLEAVPDAPVHAEKIAALTVKDPVLSRVLRWILQGWPDGNSDKRFSPFFSRHHEMSAHKNCVLWGNGVVVPVLAREEVLALLHDAHPGIVRMKGLARSYVWWPGIDAQVEEVVKRCSTCQMSRHNSPRTPVHPWEWSSRKWSRLHVDFAGPFQGKVFLIVVDSHSKWLEVALMNSMSSAAVITTLRQLLATHGLPDVIVSDNGTAFTSAEFKGFMERNGIRHVTVAPYHPSSNGQAERMVQTTKEALGRILKGDWQTRLARFLLAQHTTPHSATGKSPAEMLMGRHLTTALDRLHPDFGAEMQEKQEKAASKSQEYKQQMAKCTDAMWTSSGDGCPQLLMQHLFLPVVYWNGPWNTITQACQCQTSHRLRLLKKRLSPCRRRLPVLQLWLISQFSLLNPNGQPASEFILGAFRPKISIRAPKWWNELSIPL, from the exons ATGGAAGTGGACTCTGGAGCCGCTTGTTCATTGATAAGTGAAGACACATTTCATTTCCTCTGGCCTGAAGGAACCCCTCAATTAATCAGCGACGACTGTGTTCTGAAACAGTGGTCGAGTGCACCCCTCAGCGTGTTAGGTAAGGTGCTTGTTGACGTGAAATACCAGAAGATGGAGTGCACCTTGCCCTTGCTGGTGATTCAAGGTCGCGGGACCAGTTTGCTTGGATGTGACTGGTTTGGCGCCTTGGGCATAGAGGTTACAGGTGTGTACCAGGTCCGCCAGCAGTCCACAGCGGCTATATTGGCAAAGTATGCTGAAGTTTTTGCTGAGGAGCTTGGGGCTTGTCGGGGTCCTCCTGTCTCAATTGAAGTGGATCCTAACACAGCACCCAAGTTTTTCAAAGCTCGTCCGGTGCCTTTTGCATTGCGGTCAAAGGTAGACGAGGCTTTAGATCGCTTAGTCGAGCAAGGTGTGTTCATGGCAGTGAAACACTCAAGGTGGACCACTCCGATAGTACCAGTCACAAAAAAGGATGGTAGCCTTAGGCTGTGTGGCGACTATCGTTGCACCGTCAACACAGCTGTTAAGCCAGATGTCTACCCACTACCCACTGTGAGTGAGCTCTTTGCAGCTCTAGCCGGTGGTACGGTTTTCACGAAACTGGATCTGAAACAAGCTTACCAACAGCTCCTGTTGGACAATGACGCAGCGGAATTACTGACCATCAACACACATCGTGGTCTGCTCCATGCCTTGCGCTTACAGTTTGGAGTGTGTACAGCTGTTTCCATTTTTCAACGATTTATGGATACACTACTAGCAGGTATTCCAGGAGTGAAGCCCTACCTTGATGACACACTCATTGCAGGCCGGACACAAGATGAGCATGATGCACGCCTTGATGAGGTGCTACGCCATTTTGCCGAGAGTGGGTTGCGactccaaaaagaaaaatgcagctTTGCAGTCCCTGAAGTGGAATACCTCGGATTTCGGGTGACAAAAGATGGAATAAGTCCAACGGGTGAGAAGGTGGCGGCTATTCGGAACGCTCCCACGCCAAGCAACAAGACCGAGCTCCAGGCTTTCCTGGGTTTGCTGAATTTTTACAACTGTTTCCTCCCCAATAAAGCCACTGTCCTTGAGCCGCTGCACCGCTTACTGGACAAGTCGGCAGCATGGAGATGGACCGAAGAGCATACAACAGCCTATGTGCAAGCTAAGCTGCTACTGCAGGCTGATGGCATCCTTGCACATTATGATGAAAAGAAGCCACTGGTGCTGGTGTGCGATGCCTCGCCCTATGGGCTTGGGGCACTGATGAGTCATGTTGAGCCAGATGGCCGGGAAGCACCTGTGTGTTTTGCCTCACGCACCCTGACCTCGACAGAACGAAATTATGCCCAAATGGACAAGGAGGCACTAGCTGTCGTCTTTGCTGTCAAAAAATTCCACCAATACTTGTCTGGCCGGCCATTTGTGGTCCACACAGATCATAAGCCCTTGCTCGGATTGCTGCATCACTCCAAGCCGATGCCCCAGGTCCTCTCCCCTCGCATGCTGCGGTGGAGTCTGATTCTGGGCGCCTACCAGTATGAGCTGTGTTACTGGCCTGGCAGGCAGGTGGCCAATGCAGACGCCCTCAGCCGCTTGCCGTTGCCTTCGACCACTACGGAAATTCCACAGCCGCTTGAGGTCTTACTGCTAGAGGCCGTTCCAGACGCTCCGGTGCATGCTGAGAAGATAGCAGCCCTCACGGTGAAAGACCCTGTCCTCTCCCGTGTGTTGAGATGGATCTTGCAGGGCTGGCCAGATGGAAACAGTGACAAGCGTTTCAGTCCTTTTTTCTCGCGCCACCATGAAATGTCTGCTCACAAGAACTGTGTGCTCTGGGGCAATGGGGTGGTGGTTCCAGTACTGGCAAGGGAGGAGGTGCTGGCACTACTCCATGACGCACATCCCGGCATTGTGCGCATGAAAGGTCTTGCGCGCAGCTACGTGTGGTGGCCGGGCATAGATGctcaggtggaggaggtggtgaaGAGATGTTCTACATGCCAGATGTCACGACATAACTCTCCGAGAACACCTGTGCATCCCTGGGAGTGGAGCTCAAGGAAGTGGTCCCGACTTCATGTCGACTTCGCTGGCCCATTCCAGGGGAAGGTCTTCCTTATTGTGGTGGACTCACATTCAAAGTGGTTGGAGGTGGCGTTGATGAATTCCATGTCATCCGCTGCAGTGATCACCACACTGCGCCAGCTGCTGGCAACCCACGGTTTGCCTGATGTAATTGTGTCGGACAACGGCACAGCTTTTACCTCGGCGGAATTCAAAGGATTCATGGAAAGAAACGGCATCAGGCATGTAACGGTGGCGCCCTACCACCCCTCATCCAATGGGCAAGCGGAACGTATGGTGCAAACAACGAAAGAGGCATTAGGAAGAATCCTGAAGGGAGATTGGCAGACACGGCTGGCTCGATTTCTCCTGGCCCAACACACAACGCCACACTCAGCCACTGGAAAGAGCCCAGCTGAAATGTTGATGGGTCGCCACCTCACCACGGCCCTTGATCGCCTTCACCCAGATTTTGGGGCGgaaatgcaagaaaaacaagaaaaggccGCAAGTAAAAGTCAAG AGTACAAACAGCAGATGGCCAAGTGCACAGACGCCATGTGGACCAGCTCAGGGGACGGATGTCCCCAGCTCCTGATGCAGCACCTGTTTCTGCCAGTGGTGTACTGGAATGGCCCTTGGAATACTATCACACAAGCTTGCCAGTGTCAGACCTCACACAGGTTGAGGCTACTCAAGAAAAGACTCAGCCCCTGCCGCAGGCGCCTCCCAGTTCTCCAGCTGTGGCTGATTTCCCAGTTCTCCCTG